In Methanothermus fervidus DSM 2088, a single genomic region encodes these proteins:
- a CDS encoding dihydroorotase, multifunctional complex type (COGs: COG0044 Dihydroorotase and related cyclic amidohydrolase~InterPro IPR002195: IPR004722: IPR011059: IPR006680~KEGG: mth:MTH1127 dihydroorotase~PFAM: amidohydrolase~SPTR: O27199 Dihydroorotase~TIGRFAM: dihydroorotase, multifunctional complex type~PFAM: Amidohydrolase family~TIGRFAM: dihydroorotase, multifunctional complex type) — protein sequence MVDLCIKNCKLNGKIVNIGVEDGKIIKISKLPFKNCETIDIKGRIIFPGLIDAHVHFREPGMEYKEDFKSGSMAAAHGGFTTVLDMPNTKPPTNTLKEFKRKIKLASKKSIVDFGLHAGVNLQEVQKIVKLSPASFKIYMEDTSINTIKKMFDILNSTNIPLTFHCEKREINYERDHRGKSPHFYSDARPTISEEIAVAEAVSFSAHYNHPIHICHLSSKKALKIIKNMRNLAPVTCEVTPHHLFLDSSYFNKFGSFVKTNPPLRSREEGINIKDLNDIDIIATDHAPHTLDEKEKEFWEAPAGIPNLEVSLKLFLTLFAKGKIKLNEIKTMFCEKPATIFGLTNKGFIKEGMDADFVVIDHKKTGKISADEFYSKAQYTPFEGFEYIGEAVMTILRGKVIMEEGEVFKNKGKYVRSEYRLPPTELPTS from the coding sequence ATGGTGGACCTATGTATTAAGAATTGCAAATTAAATGGAAAAATTGTAAATATTGGGGTTGAAGATGGCAAAATAATAAAGATCAGTAAATTACCATTTAAAAATTGTGAAACAATAGACATAAAAGGTAGAATAATATTCCCAGGCTTGATTGATGCACATGTACATTTTAGAGAACCAGGAATGGAATATAAAGAAGACTTTAAAAGTGGATCAATGGCAGCAGCGCATGGAGGATTTACAACGGTTCTAGACATGCCAAATACAAAACCTCCCACAAATACTTTAAAAGAATTTAAAAGAAAGATTAAACTTGCATCTAAAAAAAGTATTGTGGATTTTGGATTACATGCTGGTGTAAATTTACAAGAAGTCCAAAAAATTGTAAAGTTAAGTCCAGCTTCTTTTAAAATTTACATGGAAGACACGAGTATAAACACTATAAAAAAAATGTTTGATATTTTAAATTCAACAAATATCCCACTTACTTTTCATTGTGAAAAAAGAGAAATTAATTATGAAAGAGATCACAGAGGAAAAAGTCCTCATTTTTATTCAGATGCAAGACCTACTATAAGTGAGGAAATTGCAGTTGCAGAAGCTGTTTCATTTTCAGCTCATTATAATCATCCTATACATATATGCCATTTAAGCTCAAAAAAAGCTTTAAAAATCATAAAAAATATGCGAAATTTAGCACCAGTTACATGTGAGGTTACACCTCATCATTTATTTTTGGATTCAAGTTATTTCAACAAATTTGGCAGTTTTGTAAAGACAAATCCCCCACTACGGTCTAGAGAGGAAGGTATAAATATTAAAGACTTAAATGATATCGATATTATTGCTACTGATCATGCTCCACATACTTTAGATGAAAAAGAAAAAGAATTTTGGGAAGCACCAGCAGGTATACCTAATCTTGAAGTATCTTTAAAATTATTTTTAACTTTATTTGCAAAAGGTAAAATTAAATTAAATGAAATAAAAACTATGTTTTGCGAAAAACCAGCAACTATTTTTGGTTTAACTAATAAAGGTTTTATTAAGGAAGGCATGGACGCAGATTTTGTTGTCATAGATCATAAAAAAACTGGTAAGATAAGTGCTGATGAATTTTATAGTAAGGCACAATATACACCTTTTGAAGGTTTTGAATATATTGGAGAAGCAGTAATGACCATACTTCGCGGCAAAGTAATTATGGAGGAAGGTGAAGTATTTAAAAATAAAGGTAAATATGTCAGGAGTGAATATAGGCTACCTCCTACAGAGCTTCCTACTTCATAA
- a CDS encoding 5-carboxymethyl-2-hydroxymuconateDelta-isomerase (COGs: COG0179 2-keto-4-pentenoate hydratase/2-oxohepta-3-ene-1 7-dioic acid hydratase (catechol pathway)~InterPro IPR011234: IPR002529~KEGG: mth:MTH1507 2-hydroxyhepta-2,4-diene-1,7-dioate isomerase~PFAM: fumarylacetoacetate (FAA) hydrolase~PRIAM: 5-carboxymethyl-2-hydroxymuconate Delta-isomerase~SPTR: O27551 2-hydroxyhepta-2,4-diene-1,7-dioate isomerase~PFAM: Fumarylacetoacetate (FAA) hydrolase family): MKFLRFKDNGAIKSGYIAGDEIVEIENIIDALNGDLKIIESQTYSFKNIEILPPVSPSKIVCVGLNYRDHAAELNMEIPEEPVLFLKPPSSVIGHEDTIVYPEISKQVDYEVELGVVISKKAKNVNASDAWDVIGGYTIVNDVTARDIQRKDGQWTRAKSFDTFCPLGPFIETEMDPHKQKISLRLNGKTKQFSNTSKMIFKVNELVEFISSVMTLLPGDIIATGTPPGVGPMKPGDIVEAEIESIGILRNYVKSQ; the protein is encoded by the coding sequence ATGAAATTTCTAAGATTTAAAGACAACGGTGCTATAAAATCAGGATATATAGCTGGTGATGAAATAGTTGAAATTGAAAATATCATAGATGCTTTGAATGGCGATCTTAAAATAATAGAATCTCAAACTTATTCATTTAAAAATATTGAAATTTTACCTCCAGTATCACCATCTAAAATTGTTTGTGTTGGTCTTAATTATAGAGATCATGCTGCTGAATTAAATATGGAAATACCGGAAGAACCAGTTTTATTTTTGAAACCACCTTCAAGTGTAATAGGACATGAAGATACTATTGTTTATCCAGAAATTTCAAAGCAGGTAGATTATGAAGTTGAGTTAGGTGTCGTAATTTCAAAAAAAGCAAAAAATGTAAATGCTTCAGATGCCTGGGATGTAATTGGTGGATATACTATTGTTAACGATGTTACAGCACGTGATATACAAAGAAAGGATGGTCAATGGACAAGGGCAAAAAGTTTTGACACTTTTTGTCCTTTAGGCCCTTTTATAGAAACAGAAATGGATCCACATAAACAAAAAATATCTCTTAGGTTAAATGGCAAAACTAAACAATTTTCAAACACTTCAAAAATGATATTTAAAGTAAATGAACTTGTTGAATTTATATCAAGTGTTATGACACTCCTACCAGGAGATATAATAGCAACTGGTACTCCTCCAGGAGTAGGTCCAATGAAACCTGGTGACATTGTCGAAGCAGAAATAGAATCTATAGGAATTTTAAGAAATTATGTTAAGTCTCAATGA
- a CDS encoding Methyltransferase type 11 (COGs: COG2226 Methylase involved in ubiquinone/menaquinone biosynthesis~InterPro IPR013216~KEGG: mth:MTH1876 hypothetical protein~PFAM: Methyltransferase type 11~SPTR: O27904 Conserved protein~PFAM: Methyltransferase domain): MKHCDYGKSSEKYLNAKEVLNKIEMEGCKRFLDAGCGNGFISIEVAKKLGKNGEVYAVDIHEPSIKKVREKIKNLNIKVKAILADITKKIPIEENSVDIYFMANVLHGIVANEKTDELMKEINRVLKPKGKLIIVDFRVDKPAGPPENLKISEEKCVEILNSYGFKIENIDKLGKYHYIVTARKLQREGKT; the protein is encoded by the coding sequence GTGAAACATTGTGACTATGGTAAAAGTTCTGAAAAATATCTCAATGCTAAAGAAGTTTTAAATAAAATTGAGATGGAAGGTTGCAAAAGATTTTTAGATGCCGGATGCGGCAATGGTTTTATTTCTATTGAGGTTGCTAAAAAATTAGGTAAAAATGGAGAAGTATATGCTGTTGATATACATGAACCATCGATAAAGAAAGTTAGAGAAAAAATAAAGAATTTAAATATTAAAGTTAAAGCAATTCTAGCTGACATTACTAAGAAAATACCAATTGAGGAAAATTCTGTTGATATATATTTCATGGCAAATGTTCTTCATGGTATTGTAGCAAATGAAAAAACTGATGAGCTAATGAAAGAAATAAATAGGGTCTTGAAACCAAAAGGAAAACTTATAATAGTTGATTTTAGAGTTGATAAACCAGCAGGACCTCCTGAAAATTTAAAAATAAGTGAAGAAAAATGTGTTGAAATTTTAAATTCTTATGGCTTTAAAATTGAAAATATTGACAAATTAGGTAAATACCATTACATCGTCACCGCTAGAAAATTACAAAGAGAGGGAAAAACATGA